The Neisseria yangbaofengii genome contains a region encoding:
- a CDS encoding TonB-dependent hemoglobin/transferrin/lactoferrin family receptor has product MKTKQLPLLPIAACISMTFSCPSYAADDAAQLIADEANQAVDLKEVRVKGPRVVRTETIERADREVLDREMIRDNRDLVRYSPDVGVADQGRHQKGFAIRGVEDNRVGMSIDDVALPDSEENSLYKRYGNLNTSRQSIDPELVRSVEVVKGADSFNQGSGNLGGGVNYHTLNASDIITDDNKFGLMLRSGHATRNREWTQTVGTAYQGEQAEAVVLYSNRLGHEMKSAGGFTIPEDSLGMRISGSSRQIPDSSKHQNHSFLGKFSWKFNENNRIGVSLNGQQGSNHVIEDSATSFNTQWREADDQFKRRTANAFYEYTPDSDWLSRVKVDVDYQKAVTESLNYEGTRAHTESWGQVVPWEPSDNNFRTFTSKMKRLSLRADSQPLPVAGTDNTFSFNASVMNKKFDILHEDTFYVSPNWSGPKEWTEPVFETMMYPVKTHQYYFSLKDRVKFNDTFSGHAGVRYDYAKVRPQDLGGLTCRNCLKPKPADSTFKGWTWTLGADAQLNENWKLAYNIGTGFRIPNVSEMYFDYRENAGGAWMSNPNLKAERSLSQALSLGGNGSYGKLSAGLHHTKYKDFLYEQETWEKYESYGREFWRPVQQMQNADNAKIYGLELTGTLNLDRVAPLPEGFRFFGSLGWNKGNMSNGADLLSLQPLKAIVGLDYEDPNGKWGMFSRLTYLAGKKAKDAKYLAAAEERCTAYAERDNPYWPYWGSGPTERTCSNYAHDTELKTWPHLNKKSFVFDLFGYYKPTKNLTLRAGAYNIFNRKYHTWDSLRGLNITGGLINSVGSRPNVTYGGYPGLERFYAPGRNYAVSLEYKF; this is encoded by the coding sequence ATGAAAACAAAACAATTGCCCTTATTACCGATTGCGGCCTGCATAAGTATGACCTTTAGCTGCCCGTCTTATGCGGCAGATGATGCAGCCCAATTGATTGCCGATGAGGCCAATCAGGCTGTGGATTTGAAAGAAGTACGCGTGAAGGGGCCGCGTGTGGTGCGTACGGAAACCATTGAGCGTGCTGATCGTGAAGTGTTAGACCGTGAAATGATCCGGGATAACCGCGACTTGGTGCGCTATTCGCCTGATGTGGGTGTGGCCGACCAAGGCCGCCATCAAAAAGGCTTTGCCATTCGCGGGGTGGAAGACAACCGTGTCGGCATGAGTATTGATGATGTGGCCTTGCCGGATTCGGAAGAGAATTCCTTATATAAACGCTACGGCAATCTGAATACATCGCGCCAAAGCATTGACCCTGAGCTAGTACGTTCGGTGGAAGTGGTAAAGGGCGCTGATTCCTTTAATCAAGGCAGCGGCAATTTGGGCGGCGGTGTGAATTACCATACTTTAAACGCTTCCGACATCATCACTGATGACAACAAATTCGGCCTGATGCTGCGCAGCGGTCATGCCACCCGCAACCGTGAATGGACGCAAACCGTCGGCACCGCCTATCAAGGCGAGCAAGCCGAAGCGGTGGTGTTGTATTCCAACCGTCTCGGCCATGAAATGAAAAGCGCGGGCGGCTTTACCATTCCGGAAGACAGCTTAGGCATGCGCATCAGCGGCAGCAGCCGTCAGATTCCCGATTCCTCCAAACACCAAAACCATAGTTTTTTAGGAAAATTCTCTTGGAAATTCAATGAAAACAACCGTATCGGCGTATCGCTCAACGGCCAGCAGGGCAGCAATCATGTGATTGAAGATTCGGCCACGTCTTTTAATACGCAATGGCGTGAAGCAGATGACCAATTCAAACGCCGCACCGCCAATGCTTTTTACGAATATACGCCCGATTCCGATTGGCTCTCGCGGGTGAAAGTCGACGTCGATTACCAAAAAGCCGTTACGGAATCGCTCAATTACGAAGGCACGCGCGCGCATACTGAGAGTTGGGGGCAAGTGGTGCCGTGGGAACCGAGCGACAACAATTTCCGAACTTTTACCAGCAAAATGAAGCGTTTGTCGCTGCGCGCCGACAGCCAACCGTTGCCGGTTGCCGGTACCGACAATACTTTTTCGTTTAACGCGTCGGTGATGAATAAAAAGTTCGACATTCTGCATGAAGACACTTTTTATGTATCGCCGAATTGGAGCGGCCCTAAAGAATGGACCGAACCGGTTTTCGAAACCATGATGTATCCGGTGAAAACGCACCAATATTATTTCTCGCTGAAAGACCGCGTGAAATTTAATGATACCTTCTCCGGCCATGCGGGCGTCCGTTACGATTATGCCAAGGTCCGGCCGCAGGATTTAGGCGGTTTAACCTGCCGCAACTGTTTGAAACCGAAACCGGCCGACAGTACATTCAAAGGCTGGACGTGGACCTTAGGCGCGGATGCGCAATTGAATGAAAACTGGAAACTGGCCTACAACATCGGCACCGGTTTCCGCATTCCGAATGTGTCGGAGATGTATTTCGATTACCGCGAAAATGCCGGCGGCGCATGGATGTCGAATCCGAACCTGAAAGCCGAGCGCAGCTTGAGCCAAGCGCTGTCTTTGGGCGGCAACGGTTCATACGGCAAATTGTCGGCCGGTCTGCACCACACCAAATACAAAGATTTTCTGTATGAACAGGAAACGTGGGAAAAATACGAATCTTACGGCCGTGAATTTTGGCGCCCTGTGCAGCAGATGCAAAACGCGGACAATGCCAAGATTTACGGTCTTGAACTGACCGGCACGCTCAATCTCGACCGTGTTGCGCCGCTGCCGGAAGGTTTCCGCTTCTTCGGCTCGCTCGGTTGGAACAAAGGCAATATGAGTAACGGTGCCGATTTGCTGTCGCTGCAACCGCTGAAAGCCATTGTCGGCTTGGATTATGAAGACCCGAACGGAAAATGGGGTATGTTCTCGCGCCTGACTTATCTGGCCGGGAAAAAAGCCAAAGACGCCAAATATTTAGCTGCGGCAGAAGAACGTTGTACCGCCTACGCCGAGCGCGATAATCCGTATTGGCCGTATTGGGGCAGCGGCCCGACCGAGCGCACGTGCAGTAATTACGCTCACGATACCGAGCTGAAAACTTGGCCGCATTTAAACAAAAAATCCTTTGTGTTTGACTTGTTCGGCTACTACAAACCGACCAAAAACCTGACCTTGCGTGCCGGTGCGTACAACATTTTCAACCGCAAATACCACACGTGGGACAGCTTGCGCGGGTTGAACATCACAGGTGGTTTGATCAACAGCGTGGGCAGCCGGCCGAATGTTACTTACGGCGGTTATCCGGGATTGGAACGCTTCTACGCGCCCGGCCGCAATTATGCCGTATCGTTGGAATACAAATTCTAA
- a CDS encoding lysine exporter LysO family protein, producing MESLTTLLSVLVPMFLGFFIRLPKPYLALVDKMLVALVYAVLFLIGVSLSRVENLGSQINTIVLTTLLLFACTIGMNLLALMWFDRRFPWQVKDSGKKAGVSLSGSAQQLGCVALGFVSGKLMADVWLPSANLGMYCLMALVLLIGIQLNGSGVSLRQVLINKRGVQTAMIMMVSSLAGGLLFAALNEDVSWLKGLALASGFGWYSLSGLVMTEAYGAVWGSIMLLNDLGREFFALVFIPMLMRRHPSAAVGVGGATSLDFTLPIIQSSGGLAAVPLAISFGFIVNVAAPFLMVVFSSFG from the coding sequence ATGGAAAGTTTGACAACCCTATTGTCGGTGTTGGTGCCGATGTTTCTCGGCTTTTTTATCCGCCTGCCCAAACCTTATTTGGCCTTGGTGGATAAAATGCTGGTGGCGCTGGTGTATGCCGTGCTGTTTTTAATCGGCGTGTCGCTCTCACGCGTGGAGAATTTGGGTTCGCAGATCAATACCATCGTGCTGACGACCTTATTGTTATTTGCCTGTACCATCGGCATGAATCTGCTGGCCTTGATGTGGTTTGACCGCCGCTTTCCGTGGCAGGTCAAAGATTCGGGCAAGAAAGCCGGTGTCAGCCTATCGGGCAGTGCGCAACAGCTCGGTTGCGTGGCTTTGGGTTTTGTGTCCGGCAAACTGATGGCCGATGTGTGGTTGCCGTCTGCAAACTTGGGCATGTATTGCCTGATGGCGCTGGTATTGCTAATCGGTATCCAGTTGAACGGTAGCGGTGTGAGCTTGCGTCAGGTATTGATTAACAAACGCGGTGTTCAGACGGCCATGATTATGATGGTATCGTCGCTGGCCGGCGGTTTGCTGTTTGCCGCGTTGAATGAAGACGTATCTTGGCTGAAAGGGCTGGCTTTGGCTTCGGGCTTCGGTTGGTATTCCTTATCGGGCTTAGTAATGACTGAAGCCTATGGCGCGGTGTGGGGCAGCATTATGCTCTTGAACGATTTGGGGCGAGAATTTTTTGCGCTGGTGTTTATCCCGATGTTGATGCGCCGCCACCCGAGTGCGGCAGTGGGTGTGGGCGGTGCGACCAGCCTGGATTTCACCTTGCCGATTATTCAAAGCTCGGGCGGTTTGGCTGCTGTGCCGCTGGCGATTAGTTTCGGCTTTATCGTCAACGTGGCAGCACCGTTTTTAATGGTGGTTTTTTCCTCATTCGGTTGA
- a CDS encoding biliverdin-producing heme oxygenase yields MSNENLTFAERLKEDNRTVHDSVDNLVMSVEPFESEENYIKFLNLQSVFHKIVDDIYKNPELNQKIPALASMARYEAVVQDLADLKQPEYVHQGDLPKPEGNKAIGWLYCAEGSNLGAAFLFKAAKQKLSFDENHGARHLDAHPEGRGKHWREFREHLNNLGLDKAAQDEAVEGSKDAFAFYKVILREVFGLPKDAEAATQGAVHDYQLP; encoded by the coding sequence ATGAGCAACGAAAACTTAACTTTTGCCGAACGCTTAAAAGAAGACAACCGCACCGTACACGACAGCGTCGATAATCTGGTGATGTCGGTTGAGCCTTTCGAGAGCGAAGAAAATTATATTAAATTTCTGAATCTGCAATCGGTTTTCCACAAAATTGTCGATGACATCTACAAAAATCCCGAATTGAATCAAAAAATTCCCGCACTGGCTTCTATGGCGCGTTACGAAGCGGTGGTGCAGGATTTGGCCGACTTGAAGCAGCCGGAATATGTGCATCAAGGCGATTTGCCGAAACCGGAAGGCAACAAGGCCATCGGCTGGCTGTATTGTGCGGAAGGTTCAAATTTGGGCGCGGCATTTTTGTTTAAAGCGGCCAAGCAGAAATTGAGCTTTGACGAAAACCACGGTGCCCGCCACTTGGATGCCCACCCCGAAGGCCGTGGCAAACATTGGCGCGAATTCCGCGAACATTTAAATAACTTGGGCTTGGACAAAGCCGCGCAAGATGAAGCGGTGGAAGGCTCAAAAGATGCGTTTGCGTTTTACAAAGTGATTTTGCGCGAAGTATTCGGTTTGCCTAAAGATGCCGAAGCGGCGACCCAAGGCGCGGTACACGATTACCAATTGCCGTAA
- the thiM gene encoding hydroxyethylthiazole kinase: MNFACLDRMRARNPLVHSITNTVAAHFTANGLLAAGASPIMANEADEMADMAAVCDTLLINIGTLEQSTIAAMFAAGKAANARGIPVVLDPVGVAATPLRRETVARLLEEIKFTAIRGNAAEIGFIAGEKWQGKGVDAGQGAANAAQIAAAVAQKYQCIVAVSGETDYVSDGQSTFAVKNNTPLFPKITASGCLLGAVIAAFLASEKGGGLSAVTAACTFYAVAGETAAQGLDERQSGTFGVKLIDSLAVTTVQDLAGKARVEAV; encoded by the coding sequence ATGAATTTTGCCTGTCTGGACCGCATGCGCGCGCGCAATCCTTTGGTACACAGCATCACCAATACAGTGGCCGCGCATTTCACCGCCAACGGTTTGCTGGCGGCGGGGGCTTCGCCGATTATGGCCAACGAAGCTGACGAAATGGCGGATATGGCGGCGGTTTGCGATACCTTGCTGATTAACATCGGTACGTTGGAGCAATCCACCATCGCGGCGATGTTTGCCGCCGGAAAAGCGGCCAATGCGCGCGGCATTCCGGTGGTGCTCGATCCTGTGGGCGTGGCGGCGACACCTCTGCGCCGTGAAACCGTGGCGCGTTTGCTCGAAGAAATCAAGTTTACGGCGATACGCGGCAATGCGGCCGAAATCGGTTTTATCGCCGGAGAGAAATGGCAGGGCAAAGGCGTGGATGCAGGGCAGGGAGCGGCCAATGCGGCGCAGATTGCGGCGGCAGTGGCGCAGAAATATCAATGTATTGTGGCGGTAAGCGGCGAGACCGATTATGTTTCAGACGGCCAATCGACTTTTGCCGTGAAAAACAACACGCCGCTGTTTCCGAAAATCACCGCATCAGGTTGCTTGCTCGGTGCCGTGATTGCTGCGTTTTTGGCATCGGAGAAGGGTGGTGGTTTGTCCGCAGTAACGGCGGCCTGCACCTTTTACGCTGTAGCCGGTGAAACCGCCGCACAGGGTTTGGACGAACGTCAAAGCGGCACGTTCGGTGTGAAATTAATCGACAGTTTGGCTGTGACCACCGTACAAGATTTGGCCGGCAAAGCGCGTGTCGAGGCCGTCTGA
- a CDS encoding GntR family transcriptional regulator, which produces MNNQNKSNHTATNTAPATSSLILEERHDSELFRVYASILDAITDHVLLPGKKLTESDLCRQMACSRNTVRSALSLLAHDKIVDLQPNRGAFVHVPDLKEIQDVYKSRIELETMIFNLLLELPDLETRLQPMYDMIEREAEASVNGDSVGWNRLANAFHVELVRLLDNDVLFEIMNTLCARSSLIVAVFGERSHGHGHRTSGHTYSEHREILDLLAAGKRTRVLKLLRRHLGGCIERLEGKYEAQNELH; this is translated from the coding sequence ATGAATAACCAAAATAAATCAAATCATACCGCAACCAATACTGCACCGGCGACATCTTCATTAATTTTGGAAGAGCGGCACGATTCCGAGCTTTTCCGCGTTTATGCATCTATTTTGGATGCCATTACCGACCACGTTTTGCTGCCGGGCAAGAAGCTGACCGAATCCGATTTGTGCCGCCAGATGGCGTGTTCGCGCAATACCGTGCGCAGCGCTTTGTCGCTGTTGGCGCACGATAAAATCGTCGATTTGCAGCCCAATCGCGGTGCATTCGTGCATGTGCCGGATTTGAAAGAAATTCAAGATGTGTACAAGTCGCGCATCGAGTTGGAAACCATGATTTTCAATTTGTTGCTTGAATTGCCGGATTTGGAAACGCGTCTGCAGCCCATGTATGACATGATTGAACGTGAAGCGGAAGCGTCGGTAAACGGCGACAGTGTAGGCTGGAACCGCTTGGCCAATGCCTTCCACGTTGAATTGGTGCGCCTGCTGGATAATGACGTGTTGTTTGAAATCATGAATACCTTGTGCGCCCGCTCATCGCTGATTGTGGCGGTCTTCGGCGAACGCAGCCACGGCCACGGCCACCGCACCAGCGGCCATACCTATAGCGAACACCGTGAAATTTTGGATTTGCTCGCCGCCGGTAAACGCACGCGGGTATTGAAGCTGTTACGCCGTCACTTGGGCGGCTGTATCGAGCGCTTGGAAGGCAAATACGAAGCGCAAAACGAATTGCATTGA
- a CDS encoding OsmC family protein, protein MQVTSKWLDGMCFVGTTEGGHSVVMEGAAAEGALKRGASPMEMLLLGVAGCSSIDVVMIAEKQRQKVVDCQTTVTAKRADEAPRVFTEIHIHFKVIGHDLKETAIAKAVELSAEKYCSASIMLGKAARVTHSFEVVEA, encoded by the coding sequence ATGCAAGTTACATCAAAATGGTTGGACGGAATGTGTTTTGTCGGCACTACAGAAGGCGGACACAGCGTGGTGATGGAAGGTGCGGCGGCGGAAGGCGCGCTAAAGCGCGGTGCCAGCCCGATGGAAATGTTGTTGCTGGGCGTGGCCGGTTGTTCCAGCATTGATGTGGTGATGATTGCCGAAAAGCAACGTCAAAAAGTAGTCGATTGCCAAACCACGGTAACAGCCAAGCGCGCCGATGAAGCGCCGCGCGTGTTTACCGAAATCCATATTCATTTCAAAGTCATCGGCCATGATTTGAAAGAAACCGCGATTGCCAAAGCGGTGGAATTGTCGGCGGAAAAATACTGCTCTGCGTCGATTATGTTGGGCAAAGCGGCGAGAGTAACGCACAGTTTTGAAGTGGTTGAAGCCTGA
- a CDS encoding glutamine--tRNA ligase/YqeY domain fusion protein, translating to MLNKEQFADNHFIRTIIEDDLQSGKHSTVQTRFPPEPNGYLHIGHAKSICLNFGLAYVYDGLCNLRFDDTNPEKESDEYVNSIKEDVRWLGFEWSGEPRYASNYFDQLFDYAVGLIQEGKAYVDDLTAEEIREYRGTLTEPGKNSPYRDRSIEENLTLFYKMRDGEFADGSKTLRLKIDMAAGNVNLRDPVIYRIRRAHHHNTGDKWCIYPMYDYTHAISDAIEGITHSLCTLEFESHRPLYDWVLDNIPAPNPTRPRQYEFSRLELLYSITSKRKLNQLVSDGHVSGWDDPRMPTISGMRRRGYTPEGLRLFAKRVGISKSENVVDMSVLEGAIREELENSSPRLMAVLNPLKVTLTNFEAGKTQSRRAAYHPNHEEMGGREVPVSQTIYIEADDFAEEPPKGWKRLTLGGEVRLRHGYVMKCDEMVKDSDGHITELKCSIDHDTLGKNPEGRKVKGVIHWVSAEHAAEIKVRLYDRLFTEARPDAIRGEDGEYLPFTDFLNPESVKEITAYAEPVAATLPPESHWQFERIGYFVTDRKDHSAEQPVFNRTVTLKDSFAK from the coding sequence ATGCTGAATAAAGAACAATTTGCGGACAACCACTTCATCCGCACCATCATCGAAGACGATTTGCAAAGCGGCAAACACAGCACCGTGCAAACCCGTTTCCCGCCCGAGCCAAACGGCTACCTGCACATCGGCCATGCCAAATCCATCTGCCTGAACTTCGGTTTGGCTTATGTTTACGACGGCTTGTGCAACCTGCGTTTTGACGACACCAACCCTGAAAAAGAGAGCGACGAATACGTCAATTCAATTAAAGAAGACGTGCGCTGGTTGGGCTTCGAATGGTCGGGCGAGCCGCGCTATGCGTCTAATTATTTCGATCAACTGTTCGATTATGCTGTCGGTTTGATTCAAGAAGGCAAAGCGTATGTCGATGATTTGACCGCCGAAGAAATACGCGAATACCGCGGCACGCTGACCGAGCCGGGTAAAAACAGCCCTTACCGCGACCGCAGCATTGAAGAAAACTTGACTTTGTTCTACAAAATGCGCGATGGCGAATTTGCCGACGGTAGTAAAACCCTGCGCTTGAAAATCGACATGGCCGCGGGCAACGTCAACCTGCGCGACCCTGTGATTTACCGCATCCGCCGTGCGCATCACCACAATACCGGCGACAAATGGTGCATCTATCCGATGTACGACTACACCCACGCCATTTCCGATGCCATCGAAGGCATTACCCATTCGCTGTGTACGCTGGAATTTGAATCGCATCGTCCGCTGTATGATTGGGTACTCGACAATATCCCTGCGCCGAATCCTACCCGACCGCGTCAATACGAATTTTCACGCTTGGAATTGCTGTATTCGATTACATCGAAACGAAAATTGAACCAATTGGTTTCAGACGGCCATGTATCCGGCTGGGACGACCCGCGTATGCCGACCATTTCCGGTATGCGCCGCCGAGGCTACACGCCCGAAGGCTTGCGTCTGTTTGCCAAGCGCGTGGGTATTTCCAAATCGGAAAATGTGGTCGACATGAGTGTTTTGGAAGGTGCGATTCGCGAAGAATTGGAAAACTCCTCCCCGCGCCTGATGGCGGTATTGAACCCGTTGAAAGTTACCTTGACCAATTTTGAAGCCGGCAAAACCCAAAGCCGCCGTGCTGCCTATCACCCGAACCACGAAGAAATGGGCGGGCGTGAAGTCCCGGTTTCACAAACGATTTACATCGAAGCAGATGACTTTGCCGAAGAGCCGCCAAAAGGTTGGAAACGTTTAACCCTAGGCGGCGAAGTGCGCCTGCGCCACGGCTATGTGATGAAGTGCGATGAAATGGTTAAAGATTCAGACGGCCACATTACCGAACTCAAATGCAGCATTGACCACGACACGCTGGGCAAAAATCCCGAAGGCCGCAAGGTAAAAGGCGTGATTCACTGGGTGTCTGCCGAACATGCTGCCGAAATCAAAGTGCGCCTGTACGACCGCTTGTTTACCGAAGCACGTCCGGATGCCATTCGCGGTGAAGACGGCGAATATCTGCCGTTTACCGATTTCCTGAATCCCGAATCAGTAAAAGAAATCACCGCCTACGCCGAGCCCGTGGCAGCCACCTTGCCACCCGAAAGCCACTGGCAATTCGAGCGCATCGGTTATTTCGTAACCGACCGCAAAGACCACAGCGCCGAACAGCCGGTATTCAACCGTACCGTAACCCTAAAAGACAGTTTTGCCAAATAA
- the thiD gene encoding bifunctional hydroxymethylpyrimidine kinase/phosphomethylpyrimidine kinase produces MAETLVQSLTIAGSDSGGGAGIQADLKTFQMRGVFGTSVLTAVTAQNTLGVHGIHFVPTGIITAQIKALADDFDIHAFKLGMLGTAEIIECVADNLQNCRFGQMVLDPVMIAKGGASLLHNSAVEAMKKHLLPRTDVLTPNLPEAEALTGVRIDNRQDAERAARLLQEAGVKHVVIKGGHLNNSQSEVCTDWLFTPDDVVEMESLRFPTLHTHGTGCTFSACITAELAKGFAVEQAVQTAKDYITAAISQPLNIGAGHGPVNHWAYKD; encoded by the coding sequence ATGGCAGAAACATTGGTACAAAGTTTAACCATTGCCGGTTCCGATTCGGGCGGCGGTGCGGGTATTCAGGCCGATTTGAAAACCTTCCAAATGCGCGGCGTGTTCGGCACCAGCGTGCTGACGGCGGTAACGGCGCAAAATACTTTGGGTGTACACGGCATCCATTTTGTACCGACCGGCATCATCACCGCGCAAATCAAAGCGTTGGCTGATGATTTCGACATCCACGCGTTTAAGCTCGGTATGCTCGGCACGGCGGAAATCATTGAATGCGTGGCCGATAATCTGCAAAATTGCCGCTTCGGACAAATGGTGCTCGATCCGGTGATGATTGCCAAAGGCGGCGCGTCGCTGTTGCACAATTCGGCGGTGGAAGCGATGAAAAAGCATTTATTGCCGCGTACCGATGTGCTCACGCCCAACCTGCCTGAAGCCGAAGCCTTGACCGGAGTGAGAATCGACAACCGCCAAGATGCCGAACGTGCCGCGCGGCTGCTGCAAGAAGCGGGTGTGAAGCATGTGGTGATTAAAGGCGGCCATCTGAACAACAGCCAAAGCGAAGTCTGCACCGATTGGCTGTTTACGCCTGACGATGTGGTCGAAATGGAAAGCCTGCGTTTCCCGACGCTGCACACCCACGGCACCGGCTGTACCTTTTCCGCCTGCATTACCGCTGAACTGGCCAAAGGCTTTGCAGTAGAGCAAGCCGTGCAGACCGCGAAAGACTACATCACCGCCGCCATCAGCCAGCCGCTGAACATCGGCGCGGGTCACGGGCCGGTCAATCACTGGGCTTACAAAGATTGA
- a CDS encoding DeoR/GlpR family DNA-binding transcription regulator: protein MKPRIQRHEKIIELVRAQHYMSIDQLAKELGVTPQTIRRDINLLSEENVLRRYHGGATLGDVLESELQQGKRNSHQEEKNAIAQLIADQIPDNASLFLSIGTTMEAVAAALIKQRRNLRIITNNIYVASMASSRSDYIVIITSGVVRPIDGGVTGVATVDFINQFKVDYAVMSTHGVEEDGSLLDYDYKEVSVMQAMMNNARVKFLGVDHTKFNSNALVRLGNITEFDKVFTDRAPADNMRKILDSAGVEWLTPPTR from the coding sequence ATGAAACCACGAATCCAAAGACACGAAAAAATCATCGAATTGGTGCGTGCACAGCATTATATGTCCATCGACCAATTGGCCAAAGAATTGGGTGTAACCCCGCAAACCATCCGCCGCGACATCAATTTATTGAGCGAAGAAAACGTACTGCGCCGCTATCACGGCGGAGCAACTTTGGGTGATGTTTTAGAAAGTGAATTGCAACAAGGCAAGCGCAACAGCCATCAGGAAGAGAAAAACGCCATTGCGCAACTGATTGCCGATCAAATTCCCGATAATGCCTCGCTTTTTCTCAGTATCGGCACCACCATGGAAGCCGTGGCCGCCGCGCTGATTAAGCAGCGCCGCAACTTACGCATCATTACCAACAATATTTACGTCGCATCAATGGCATCTTCCCGCAGTGATTACATTGTCATCATCACTTCCGGCGTGGTGCGTCCGATTGACGGCGGCGTTACCGGCGTGGCTACTGTGGATTTCATCAATCAATTCAAAGTTGATTATGCGGTGATGAGTACGCACGGTGTGGAAGAAGACGGCTCGCTCTTGGATTATGACTACAAAGAAGTCAGTGTGATGCAGGCAATGATGAACAATGCGCGCGTGAAATTTTTGGGTGTAGATCACACCAAATTTAACAGCAATGCCTTGGTGCGCTTAGGCAATATTACCGAATTCGATAAAGTGTTTACCGACCGCGCACCGGCCGACAATATGCGCAAAATTCTCGACAGCGCCGGTGTGGAATGGCTCACGCCGCCTACGCGCTAA
- a CDS encoding glutathione S-transferase family protein, whose product MKLWYSNTSPYVRKVRAVAAYHGLDTQIEAHLISGAAFSEQAEHNRDTPLGRIPVLQTDEGKWLYSSNVIAEYLDAHGSGDTLYPQGSQRWEILNLHDLAAGMLDNTITMVGEKLLRPESGWWQSRHTQIIRRNTRTLPVLAEVIRPFGTKLNIGTLNAVCAIDFLRFRNALTEAGTMAGFAELAVWADEMNARYPCLAATQPFS is encoded by the coding sequence ATGAAATTGTGGTATTCCAATACCAGCCCGTATGTGCGCAAGGTGCGTGCTGTGGCTGCTTATCATGGCTTGGATACACAGATTGAAGCCCATCTCATCAGCGGCGCAGCGTTTTCCGAACAAGCCGAACACAACCGCGACACGCCGCTCGGCCGAATTCCGGTTTTGCAAACCGATGAGGGCAAATGGCTTTACAGCAGCAATGTCATCGCCGAATACCTTGATGCACACGGCAGCGGCGACACTTTATATCCGCAAGGATCGCAGCGTTGGGAAATCTTGAATCTTCACGATTTGGCCGCAGGTATGCTGGACAACACCATTACTATGGTAGGTGAAAAACTGTTGCGCCCTGAATCCGGGTGGTGGCAATCGCGCCATACGCAGATTATCCGGCGCAACACGCGTACGCTGCCGGTGTTGGCCGAAGTCATCCGGCCATTTGGCACAAAATTGAATATCGGCACGCTCAATGCCGTGTGTGCGATTGATTTTCTCCGTTTCCGCAACGCGTTGACCGAAGCCGGCACAATGGCAGGTTTTGCCGAATTGGCCGTGTGGGCAGACGAAATGAATGCGCGCTATCCTTGTTTGGCAGCAACCCAACCTTTTTCCTAA